TATAGGAGCCATCAGACTAAGGACCACATGGTTGAGCCGACGCAGTTCCCAATTCAAAGGGAAAATCAAATGTGCCCGATTAACACCtgtccaatttttggccagatatggaTCAGGGGGCGCCACATGTGCCAAATATGACCTATTAAAGCCTTGTTAGCAGGCAAGGTTTAGAATATTAAACTGATAATTGGGTTTAAACAGGAGACTACGAGAACAGCCAGTGTATATTGTGTTTGCTGTGACACTGGGGGTTGTGCTCAAAACGCACAGCACCAATTCCATTGACAAAGAGACCCTAGGAAACAAACCTGTAGCCTTTGTTACGTGTAAATTACAAGTGAAAAGAATTTAATTTGTGCTTAACCGGAGTGTTGAAAGTACTCTGGTAGATAGTAGACCTGTAACATACAGctaaatttaattatttgccagTGCCACTTATAAACAAGATAATggtaaatatgaataaataaaggCTGTGCCATTTAACCACTATCATAGCTTTATTGGAGTCTAAACCTGCTGTGTTGCAGATAGTGGGGAAAGCAGTTATTTTACCACACAGTGCAGTTAAAGTTGGAGACATACCAAATGGAAGTAATGGCAAGCTCCCAGTGATTCTATCGGAAAAAGTCATTTAATAATGCAGTGTAGCAAAGGTTGGTGTTATGGGAAGAGATATTTTGGGTTAAGCAAGGCACTGTCCTGGTAGGACCcaacagagcagcagttctaTGCAGTGGCTTCATTGCCTTCAAGAGATTTTCTTTTATCCTGGGTAAATGCTGCATTGTGACATTAAGTCCTTAACACTTCATATCAGGTTTGCTCAATGTGCAGACTTCTGTTGTAGTTGGACAACCACTTCTAGTATCTTTCATCAACCAAAAGCTGTTAGGGACAGCAAGAGATGTAGCTCAGTAACAGGCTGGGAAGCTATGAGACAAAGTATAAATGGTGGCAGTACACAGAGTCTATTCTACACCATCCATTTGCATCACTAAGGACAGACTTTTGCTATAACTGTGCACTTCTGCATCAGTGCGATCCATATCTATAGGACTGATAATGAGAAACTGGGCCTTGTGAGGAAAAACTGGTAAAATACCATACTACTGGCAGAATTACATGTACAAGTCAACAGCAACAGGTATATAGATACCTATAATTACAGCTGTCTGTAAGGCTTTTTTGCCCTGATATATATTATGGGACATTCTAGACTTGTGTTCCCTGAGTAACTGTGGCAGGGCTTCCcctatacatacataaaatattttgCTGTTGGGCCCAATAATTTCTAGATACAACATCATATCAGGAAAGCAACATCTGAATCATGTACATATACATTTACTCATAGTTACTTTTCTCAACTgctagaaaaaaaatgtgttgcattCACTCACAGCCCCATAGCATTAGCCACTGCACAAAAGGATGAAAGTCAATCTCTGAGCTGGAGGGAGATGCACAGAGTGAGTTCAGCATCTAATGGGTGGGTGTGGTGGATGCAGGCCCCCCTCCCCACAGGGTTATGCCTGCTAGTGGTTCCACAGGGAGGGGCTGTCTCTGTACAATAAGATGCTGCATGCTGGCTTATAAAGCAGCCTGCCACACTCTCAGACTTTCCTCTCAGCATCACTCAAAGAATCAGGTATCTCTAATATCCAGCTGTAGCGCCTGGGAATCCCTTGCTCATCATGAGTCACTCTGGTCTGAGAAGCACCTCCACATCCTACCGCCGCACTTTTGGGGGTCCTCTCCTGTCCCCTGTGTCCTACTCCTCATCCTCCAGGCTATCCACCTCCAGGCACTTCGGAAGCCCTTCTCCTGGTCCCTCCAGCCGCTCATCCTCTTCAGCCTTTAGGGTAAGGTCCAGTACCCCTGTCCGAGTGTCGTTGGACCGCGTGGACTTCTCGGTGGCTGAGGCTGTTAACCAAGAATTCCTGACCACCCGCAGTAATGAGAAAGCTGAACTACAGGAGCTCAATGACCGATTTGCTAGCTTCATAGAAAAAGTCCGCTACCTGGAGCAGCAGAATGCAGTGCTGGTGACTGAGATCAACCAAGCAAGGTCCAAAGAGCCCACCAGGGCTTCAGACCTGTGCCAGCAGGAGCTGAGGGAACTGCGCAGGCAGTTGGAGCTACTGGGCAAGGACAGGGACCGCATCCAGGTGGAGAGGGACAACCTCGCTGAAGACCTTGCTTTTCTGAAGCAAAGGTAATGTTCCTGCTGGGTATGTGTGTTTAGAGGCAAATGGAAAAATGTGGGTATTTTGGAGGGGGTTTTAAGTATCCAACATGTAAAGAAGTTCTAAGAAGTCTAAAATAGCCACAAACTATTAAAAACTTCATGATTAAAGTGCGCCTCATTGGTGATGGGGTGGTCAGAGAGGTATACAAAAGAGTAAAGTCAGATCAATGCATATTCCCTGGCCTCCATTagtaatttattttttgcatgcatTTTTATATTCAGAGATTAATGGTACTCCTAACTATTTACTCCGGTTGTATTTTTATAGGCTGGCACATCCATGCTGGTTACATTTCTTGGCCTTCCAGCCAAAGCATTGGTCTAACTGACTGATTCTTCCTCACTGTAGCTTTTAGACGGGCGAGATCACGCAGACCAACGCCCATTTTTAAAGACATAAGACTGGCAATAAATGGGTGGGTGTCTGTTATTTGCCATGTGGTGATATTAGAAGTGCAGggacattttgttcacttacatgggaaaaaaacttttatttccttccttccttctcatgAGGTAAAGCCACAGTGTTGCAAGGGGAATTTTCTGTTCATTCTCTGCTGTAACCCCATTTTAATAATGCTCAGCTCCTATACATAAGGATAAGCTAGCCCAGAAGAGGACAGTTTAGACACAGGCAGGGTGTGGCCACCCCACTAATAATGTTATGAGCTGAGTCTTTTGTGGCTTACTTTGATGCTTCCACTGAGGATCCTGGAACAATGCTGATAAAGGGAATGTACCAAAGGTTTTAACAGGCAACTTTTTATGATACAAAATATTACTGCTGGATATTATATAGTTATAATAAATAACTGTTAAAAAATTGCCATGTAACTCCTACTTAACACAtacttttatttgtatataataaataaaccaGCCTTCCTATTACCGGTAATAAAAAGTTGATGGGTATTCTACaggttatagttcagcaacagaaaGTGCCACTGGCCACAcaacataaagaaataaaaataagctATAAAGCACTTTGTCTATAAGAAGAACACAAAGATTTAGTGCAAGACAGAATAAAGATTATCCACCCACTGTACACAAGTAATAACTAAGTTCTTGTGGAATAATCCAAAAATGCACAAATCAAGGAAAAGTGCACATAATTCCATTACAATTTGTTCATGTGATAATAAGcaaaaatgatttattacatTATTCTAATCAGACCAGACTGGTTAGTACTAACTGCAGATTTGTTGCCAAGGGTTCCACGACTAAGGCAAACTTTGTCGTCATTTAAAGCCTTGCTTTCCCAGGCTTTCACATGAATATTGTCCCTTGCAGTGTCAAAGGGTCACCAATATACACAATAGAAGAACAAAACAAAGACCATGGGTTCTGTGATTGGCTGGGACTACAGTGCTCCTTAGCGAAAATGTTTGTTAATTAGCTCCCGTGGTCTCGATGCTGGGAGCAGGGTCAGTGCTTTGTCATTCTGCAGGGGTGTTTTTTACTAACAAATGTAGAGAAAACCAGTCTCCTCTGTGGAGACACCAACGTGTGATCTCACTGATCCTATGCTAATCATTGGGTAACTAAAGATGCTAAAAAACGCAACAAAAGATCCTTCCCCCTAGTACTCTTATCTAACATATGTCATTGCACAGCTGCCACTCTCCTACCCACTCCCTAGGGGTAAGATAAAAAAGTTAGCAGAAGAGTGTAGCATCAGAATGGACAGAAGTAGAAAAGCATGGTGAGATGGAAAATGATAAAGGGCCTCTGACAGGCcgacccaaccaatatctgggcaaaaatcagtCCTTGGATTAGCCTAATATTGGCaatttaggtgggcatattggggaaagatctgcttttaTGGTGATCTTAtaatgcatggccagctttagataaaAGTAGCCTTGTGTGACTAGTGACTTGTGCTAGTCATAGTGTCACTAGGAAGTGAGGCACCACAAATCCTTTAGCTTTTTAGATCAGCATCAATTTAATGGAGAACTTGTTTTAGAATCCATAACACCTTTAGGCTGCTGTCATACAGGTCATATTCTCCCCTGGCATTTTCCAACCAACTGAATCAGGCAAATCCACCCAAGCTGCCTGTCATTGGCTTTAATTATGTCCCAAAATGTACATTTGAGCATTTTCAGGCTAAATTTAGTGACAGGTAATTGTTATTATCTCCAGTAACAGGTGGCACACCCCTGTGCCTTGATTCAGAAGTGCCATGTACTTTCCTCTCAATGGTTGTTGGCTCCATGAATGTGATTTTCTTTAAAATCCTTAAAATATTTCTGTGTATAGCAAAATGTCAAATATTTTCATGTGAAAAACACAGAAGAATAACTGATATTAAGCGAAATGTAATCTAGGAGGTTGGGTGTGTAAGCATAGACACTTATTTTAATGGCGCACAAAACTGGGTGTGTCCATGGGGGTAGGGTGAATGGCAAAATATCTACTGCAGGGCTGGCACAATCTGCCCAAATTGTATGGTTTATATACAGCCAACTGGATAGACGTGTATATGTGTGTAGCTTAAGCTGTCTTTATTTTATACTCCTAAGGGGTCGCCAATTATTACTTACCTAATCAGTAGGCTGatgtgtaagaaaaaaaaggatTGATGCCACAGTTATTAACAAGAAAGAAATATAACACAGATAGAAAGGCTGGCATTTTCTCCATGATGGCAACCCTGACAGGGAGTGTCCATGGAGTGTCTGGTGGTTGGTAAATACAGTCATCCAGAATAGAGTGCTTTATATAGGCATATAGTGTAGCAAAAGGGCAAAATAAACACCCAGAGAAGTGATACAATATATattaggcctggactgggattcaaagtaggacctggcattttaaatacatagaggcccaaaacagcctcccaccagcccaataactagtgTCTGCAGGGCTGGAAccagggttaggcagaagagacacctgcctagggtgcaacagtgagggggcgctaggcaggtacttcCTTTGTCAACCCCCTAGCCCAGGATCTAGTCCAGACACGTTCATGGCGCCGCCACCATGTCTGCTCACCTTGCGCCCCGGGCTCCCCCCATTCACCACAACCCCATGCATGCGCACACTGGTGCACACGTGGGGGGGTGGGGGCCAGGTGGCCTGCCTcttagtgactgtctctggcatcttacagcagcctctctgcccTTTTCCCAGATTCCACAGATAGCCAGTCCTGGCTTTATGCACATTCCATGGCCCTGGGTTTTATCAGTCATTAAAGAGGAACTGtcattatgataaaaaaaaacctgtatggAACGTttcaaaaattaatttattattcTTGTGTCATGGTGGTTTAGGTACTATACTGATATATTTGTGAGTTCCTAAACCTAATGCTTATTCCATGCTCTGGGCCACTTACAGATTTTTCTTGGCTCAAAATTCCATTCAgttttcagtgcatgtatggtggccCAATGATCAGGCTGGTTTAAGAAATGTATTTGCTGGTGCACCATGAAGAGAAGCCAAGGGCTGTTTGTTACAATAAAAAGGCAGCCATGCAGTGTGTGGCCCCTTGTACAATATCTGTACTTTTGGTCTTGGGGCTGATTAGTCAGGTAGTAGTCAACTAGTCAATATAATTTTAACTGTCTGATTCCAACACAGACAGCAATTTACAAAGCAACACATATATTCACATCTATTTAAGGAAAACAATAGTTAAATATCTCTTAAAGTATGGGTGCAATATCAGTCCCCGTTAATACACACATATAGTATGCCCTTGGAGAGTTTTAGAGCTCAGAATATACTCACTACTAAAATCTATGCCCTTAACTGTCACACATTTTGGTCACTGTGTTCTGTGCAAATATACAATGGCCTAAAGCTGGAAATACACAGCCCAACATTGGCTGGGAACTTAGCCACTCCAGATAAATTTGGCAGCTGATTGACTCATGTATGGGGCTAAAGTGATGGCttccccaacagatatctggccagtAATTGGCTAGATATCTCTAGttggggttaaaaaaatccctatTACTATCCAAATGTTGGACTGGTGGCCAGAGAATCAGTTCAGCTTGATTTGTCCCACCACTGGGTGACCAAATCAGGtggctcatttggcaaccttgctaaATGACTGAATCTCAATGTTTAGGTACCTTAATAAATGGCATCAATAAGCACAACGTTTCTGCCCATTTTATTGCAGCCAAATTGTATCCATAGCTTTAACTGATTTGTGTTTCTTGTTATTCCTGGTCAGGCTGGATGAAGAGGTTCACAAGCGGGAAGATGCAGAGAATAATCTAGTTTTGTTTAGAAAGGTGAGTGAAAAAATGAGTATCTAATTGTAAGAAAGGTCACTGTCTGGTCCAATCAGGTTACCATTCACTGCAACTGTGCATCACTAGTGTTTTAGTATCTGCTTTAAGATACCAGAGCTAATATAAACGGCCCTAGGGGGCCTATGGGCCTATTCATGATAGCAAGCTATACCTTCTGTGGTTGTAGGTACAAGGCAATATGCAAATACAGAAAGATGAGAGgctttatttttaaagaacaaaAATTTCCAGTAGTCAGCCTTGACACAGAGAAGGCTTTGTTCCTGTCAGCATGGCTGTACTGTCCCTTGTACTGACTATAATCTAATCTAATCTCTGCCTAGGATGTGGATGATGCCACACTGTCTCGCCTGGAGCTGGAGAGGAAGATTGAGTCTTTGATGGATGAAATTGAATTTCTGAAGAAGCTTCATGAGGAGGTAAGGCATCAACTTTCAAAAGATAATGTGACAcccatatatatgtttttttatgcaatttgTTCTCCCTCTGGATAAATATGAACCATTATGCATGGACACAAGAATCTTTTCCTATGGCATTTGATCATCAAGACCTATAAATGTGAAGGGCTCAGAAACTCACAGGGCTTACAGGGGTTACCACTGATAATATGAAGGAAACctgctgtgcaacactgcagaGATCTGTACAACTATTTAATAATCCTTTGGAAGACATGTTGTAGAGATATATATCTTTCTTGCAGGTAGTGCTCTGGTCTGAATAAAATTCTAGACCATGGCATTTTATTGAACCTATAATGATATTTTTTATCTTGAAATTTCACAAACTTGGAagttttctctttatttctttgCTAAATAATAAATCCATTATATTATGTTGTCCAACAGATAAGTTACTTCTGCCTGAAAGTGATACATAATTGCAGCTAAACCATACAATAGCCAGACAATTCTTACAGCTGGTTTATGTTATGAGAATGCTACACTTGCACTTTAGACCATTTTACTTAAGGTAATATCAAATAACACTCATAATGATAGGCCTATATATTAGCTGCTTATATACAATGTGGGTATACTGTTTTTTGTCAGCTTGCAGCTTGTTAGGTCAGTTCTTCAGGGAGGAAAATAGCTGACCTGAATAGAATTTCCTattttattcacaaacctctaagggctctggcacacgggggagattagtcgcccgcgataaaactccctgttcgcgggcgactaatctccccgagttgcctacccctgccatcccaccggcgaacatgtaagacgCGGGgaatcgacgaaaaagactcgcgagtctttttcggcgatttgcgcgaaatcgcgccgccgcgtctgccatcccgccggcgacttacatgttcgccagtgggatggcaggggtaggcaactcggggagataagtcgcccgcgaacagggagttaatcgcgggcgactaatctcccccgtgtgccagagccctaactctaCTTTTGTGAATTagtcttttaaacagacaattTTCAGGTTTTGTCTTTTAGACGACATTtaatcaacattttttaaattagtttgtctttagctcttaatAAATGTGTCtgtgtgccatcaaacccagtcccacatctacatgagtcTGTAATAATGATTTTGCCAACAGGATTTTATTTCCtggtcatttcactttaggggaaTTTCCTGAAGGGGaattttagtttgcctaggaaaactatcCATCAATTTTTTCAGGGCatgctgggctttctaatgtttctaAATTTTTGTGTAATTGAACTTCttttacaagatttttttttttacataccatgctattttgtgtaatatatatatatgtatgtatgtatatatatgtttaattctATATGTAGAAGTACAAGTGATTTAgaatgaatgtgccaataccaaatatgtatagtctTATGGAGATTTGTAACTTATATGTCAAAACTCAGCACACTACCAACATTTTAAAGCACTACCACATAAATCAGCATACTGTACTTCAGATTACAAGGCCAAATAAAAAACAGTGGGTTCAAGCCATGCAACCATATGTTTTTGTAAAGTACATATGAGGAATCCAGAATGGGTAAATATGGCTTTCTATTCTAAACTACCAAGCTTTCCTTCATTTGGGGTCTTGAAATGCAACATGGATTTCAACTTGGATCAtgcacacagtgtcagactggtgtaTTTAGGGGCTCATGGGAAGAAATGAATCAAGGGCACATCCCCTGCACTACCCCCTGTAGAAAAGTGGTGGTTCATTAGGAATTcaggcagatttctgtttgtaaatatggagaaagtgtttatACCACCACTTTTATTcaaaaaaagggctatctccacttccACTTTTGAATTCCCCCATATGGTCCTTGAGTTTTCTATCTTTAATTGTTCTCATGTAgacaacatttattttatgtaagtttgtTTGtcctctttccttttttttaccaGGTGTTAAAGGCTTATTTGGCtgcaaattattttataattCTATTCTCTTCTGCAGGAACTCAATGATGTACAAGTGACAGTACAGGCACAGCCAATACACATGGAAATTGAAGCTGCTAAACAGCCCGACCTGACCTCTGCACTGAGGGACATTCGAAGTCAATATGAGACTATTGCTGCTAAGAACTTACAAGAGTCAGAAGAGTGGTACAAGTCCAAGGTAGAGTTACCCAGGACATTTTATTATCATTAGAGCAAGAAGTgatgcaggaaacaaatttagaAGACAATTGCCAAATGCCGGTAAACCTTTATGCTAGGCACACATTAATATGTCCAGGCCTTCCTAATAACAATACCATGATGCCTAATAGCTTGGGTTTTTTAGGGGCAGCTACTGTACAAGCCTTGTAAGTTGTGTTGGAATCTCTGTCCATCCCATTAACTGCTCTATCTTCTGTTACTAAACTGCACACATTTATCTCTCCACATAAAACTAACAATGAAAGAGCCTATTCATAAAGATGATTAATGGTTAATGGCTGCTAATTTCCATTTAATGACTGAAGCCCAAGTGAATTTTTCATGGGTGGCTGCTCTAAAATAAATGAAGGCCAATTAAGGCAGATTATTAGATCGTACATAATGAAAATAAACAGTTAGCTTTATGGATATAATCTTGTACAAATAAACTCACAGAGCTCACGTAACATAATGACAACTGTAAATCATGCTAGCAGTTATACACACAGCAGCACTATACATATGGCATATCATTTATCTCATCGCCTTAGTGGACAGACTCGGGGTGATCTTAAGGTTAGCCAACCCACTGGTATTGTGTGATTTGTCTGTCCACAGGGAGGACTAAATAATATTGTTCCATTCTTTTGAGCCTTCAGCCCAAATGAATAAATATGAGCCAAGTGAGGGAGAGCTGTGGCTTCTCTCACTTCCTGATTGGCCCATGCCCCATCCACACACCCAACAAGAAGATCCAATAGCAGatggcattttttattttggaCAGGGCAGATTGCTTGTAATCTTCCCCCCTCACAAAGTGCAATACATATCT
This sequence is a window from Xenopus tropicalis strain Nigerian chromosome 2, UCB_Xtro_10.0, whole genome shotgun sequence. Protein-coding genes within it:
- the prph gene encoding peripherin; translated protein: MSHSGLRSTSTSYRRTFGGPLLSPVSYSSSSRLSTSRHFGSPSPGPSSRSSSSAFRVRSSTPVRVSLDRVDFSVAEAVNQEFLTTRSNEKAELQELNDRFASFIEKVRYLEQQNAVLVTEINQARSKEPTRASDLCQQELRELRRQLELLGKDRDRIQVERDNLAEDLAFLKQRLDEEVHKREDAENNLVLFRKDVDDATLSRLELERKIESLMDEIEFLKKLHEEELNDVQVTVQAQPIHMEIEAAKQPDLTSALRDIRSQYETIAAKNLQESEEWYKSKFADLSDAATRNSEALRQAKQDMNESRRQIQSLTCEIDGLKGTNEALLRQMKDMEEQFGVEASNYQDTIGRLEQEVQHMKEEMSRHLREYQDLLNVKMALDIEIATYRKLLEGEESRIAVPIHSLTSLSIKSPAPEVDRSTEAHTRKTVVIKTIETRDGEQVVTESRKEQSSEGEK